A single window of Homalodisca vitripennis isolate AUS2020 unplaced genomic scaffold, UT_GWSS_2.1 ScUCBcl_1494;HRSCAF=5199, whole genome shotgun sequence DNA harbors:
- the LOC124371506 gene encoding uncharacterized protein LOC124371506, translating to MSEEPNELMEQDTRSFKRNHTYVYHLKINGCLIPVCKSVFLKVHGISADRMKRICQLLLQEKSPRDLRGKTRSGNAIPGNICILIDQHIKSYEIKETHYGGKPKKYLDARLTVKKMHEMFIDKHPDLEKVVKYNFYYGYFKENFNFSFGRPQVDVCCQCESFSSKLKDPLMCDNAKRNVAAELILHKRRAKKFYHSLQLASEDTNDDTVAICFDFMQNLPLPHIPVQEVFYMRQLWVNNFCIHDLKSNKAKMYVYHEGEGNKSPNEVCSFIFDYIKTEIPDSVKHLILFSDGPFGQNKNNTVIRFLMNLCDNCNLETITYNFPVRGHSYSPCDRDFGCIKRLIRKVDRIYTPEEYRELILRASNTGRFSVHMVKTDEILNFKDWWPLSYKKSTSASDETSGRNVPKKDKEPFKLSTYKQFCFSSRTKGKVVVKPFIDGMISSTFTFLKCDKPPELPNQPAYPQGKVPINKKKIQDLRKLTEYTRGYEHFYNAILLWPTTDSENPEEVDQGCE from the exons ATGAGTGAAGAACCAAATGAGCTAATGGAACAGGACACTAGAAGTTTCAAGAGAAATCATActtatgtttatcatttaaaaattaacggtTGTCTTATACCTGTTtgcaaaagtgtgtttttaaaagtCCATGGAATTTCAGCTGATCGTATGAAAAGGATTTGTCAGCTTTTGCTCCAGGAGAAAAGTCCACGTGACTTGAGGGGCAAAACCCGAAGTGGAAACGCCATACCAGGAAATATCTGTATACTTATTGATCAACATATAAAGTCATATGAAATAAAGGAAACTCATTATGGTGGTAAGCCAAAGAAATACTTAGATGCTCGGCTTACTGTCAAGAAAATGCATGAAATGTTTATAGATAAACATCCTGATCtagaaaaagttgtaaaatacaacttttattacggctactttaaggaaaattttaatttctcatttggTCGTCCTCAAGTTGACGTATGCTGTCAGTGCGAAAGTTTTTCCAGTAAATTAAAGGATCCCCTTATGTGTGACAATGCTAAACGTAATGTTGCTGCTGAGCTAATTCTTCACAAAAGGAgagcaaaaaaattttatcattccttaCAGTTAGCAAGTGAAGATACAAATGATGACACTGTTGctatatgttttgattttatgcaGAACCTCCCCCTGCCCCACATACCCGTACAGGAGGTATTTTACATGAGGCAATTATgggtaaacaatttttgtattcatgatttgaaatcaaataaggCCAAGATGTACGTCTATCACGAAGGGGAAGGAAACAAATCTCCCAATGAggtgtgttcttttatttttgactatATAAAAACGGAGATCCCAGATTCTGTAAAACATTTGATCTTATTCAGTGATGGACCTTTCGGCCAAAACAAGAACAACACTGTAATTaggtttttaatgaatttgtgtGACAACTGCAACCTAGAGACAATCACTTACAACTTCCCAGTACGAGGGCACTCGTACTCTCCTTGTGATAGGGATTTTGGTTGTATAAAGCGTCTCATAAGAAAGGTAGACAGGATCTACACCCCTGAAGAATATAGAGAACTTATTTTGAGGGCTAGTAATACAGGCCGCTTTTCAGTTCACATGGTTAAAACAGATGAAATCTTGAATTTCAAGGACTGGTGGccactttcttataaaaagtcCACTTCTGCTTCTGATGAAACTTCAGGAAGGAATGTTCCGAAAAAAGACAAGGAGCCCTTCAAACTTTCAACATATAAGCAGTTTTGTTTCAGCTCAAGAACAAAGGGAAAAGTAGTAGTGAAACCGTTTATTGATGGTATGATTTCATCTACATTCACCTTCCTGAAATGTGATAAGCCTCCAGAACTACCAAATCAGCCGGCCTATCCCCAAGGAAAG GTACCCATTAACAAGAAAAAGATACAGGATTTGAGAAAATTAACTGAGTACACGAGaggttatgaacatttttataatgcaatcCTACTGTGGCCTACAACTGACTCTGAAAACCCTGAGGAAGTGGATCAAGGGTGTGAATAA